In Melospiza melodia melodia isolate bMelMel2 chromosome 5, bMelMel2.pri, whole genome shotgun sequence, the DNA window AAAGGCCACAATCTGAGAAAACAGACCACAGTTTGAGAAATCTGTaaggaaattttttaaaaaacactaaaaaatggAAAATGATGAACAGTCTTcctattaaataaataaacatggtttatttatttaatatggGGAAATATTTATTTCCCCATGGTTTATTGGGCCTTATTGGACTGTGCATAAATGGTTTTGCCATTTATGCACAGTCCAATAAGGCCCAATTCCTCCTGCAGGAGAAAGCTTTTTTGCTAGGACTTGCTGTTTTTTCTTCTGGTTTGGCCAGATTTCCGCAGATCACATATAAGAAGCAGAAATTGGCTCTGGTCCCTGCCCAAGTCACTCAGTTCAAAGTGCATCCTCCACTGGCAAGAGGAAGCACTTTGGAAAACCATCCAGAGGGAAACTTCCCCTTTTGCTGTACCACAGCGGCCGCACAAACATCTCCCCTGCCAGAAGCAGAAGCATTGCAGCTCTTTATGGCTATTGTTCCCTCAGCTTCCTCTCCTCACATAATTTTCCTTtgtgctctccagcctccccgATGGAAGAACCTCCAGCAATTAAATTTTCCACCCCATTTGCTCTAAATGACAAAGGATTGAACACCAACATTAAAATTATCACTATTATACCTCAGCATGAGTCCCCCAGGGAAATCAGAAACCTCTCCCAGGCATATTTTTAATCTAACATTTTAAACCAAAGGTTATAAAATTGCCATCTCCCTCCCTTATCCTTATTTTCCCTATTTGGAAGCTTTTATTCACATCCATAATGAATTCAGCCTCTGCTAAGCACACCCCCTTCTCTCCCCACAGCTGCATCACACCAGGTACCCAGGACTCTTTCCCAAAGCTGATGTCACACAACACAGGAATTGGGAACAAAGAGCACAACAGCCATCATTTTTGAGGCTCCTTGTTGAAGCCAAAtgtaacaaaaaaaaccaaccaaaaatacCAAAACACAATAAAACCCACAGCCTGCTCTATTTAGGTTCACTGTTTATTTTGGCACTAAACAGGAAACTCATTAAAGGAGCAgagaattaaatttttaaaactgGAATAAAACATTCCCACTTAGAAAAATAATCAGAACCCACATCCTGTTTTCAAGCACATCTAAGATTGTCTTAATATACAGTCATCACTCAATGAATAAATCCCTTTATTTTAGGTgggaaaggggaggaaaagggTGGGTTTTTACTGTCCCATGTGGTAGGATATGTCAGCCATTGCTCAAGGCTTCAGTTCAGAGATAACCAGGAGAAACAGAGCAGTTCATGCCCCAAATAAGAGAGGAAGCACAGTACCTGCCATGGAGGAGACATGAAACAAGTAGCACCTGTCCTCAGCCACACACATCTGGATTACAGCTGTTCTGGCCATCTTGCCCTTGGTGTAGGATGGGGGCCACTCAATGTCAAAGCCCACAGCAGCCCCCTCTGACAGGCTCTGCCTGGAAAGGAGCAGAAATTCCCACATTTACCTGCTGCTCCAACACCTGCCACTGACAGCAGAGGTTGTGTGACACCCCTATGTCACACCTGCAGGGCACAGAAAGCATCCCACAGCTCTGAGCACTTGGTGCTGACCCACAGAGCCCCTGAAATGCTGCAAAACCCTGCAGACTTGCCTGCAAACACAAATACACATTGTTAAAAACAGCTGCAGGTGGTGGGTGCAGAGAAGGACACAGCAATTACCAGCACATCAAAATTAAACTGATTTCCCACCTGGTTTCCTTTCCAGTCAAATCAGCACAGGGCAATGGGAAATGAAAAAAGCTCAAAACACCTTTCCCACACCACTCCCTTCTTCCCTGGACTCCCAAATTTCCCACCTCTTCTCCCTCAGCACCACAACAGGGACAGAACCTTTAATCCCCACTACTACAACTTGGCCACACAGGCCTCAAGGAcaggcagaggaaaaaaaggaatagTTTTTATTCCTGTAAAGGGTTCACCCTAGGATCCCTTGAAAGACAGTCCTTTATTTATCCCACAGCACTGGAAGTGTTGCACAcaactttttttccccagcatcaTGAGCTGTGCTAcacaaaaaaagggggaaataatAATGTACTTGCACTACAAATTTACTGTATTTTCTTTACACATACACTCCCAATTAATGGATTAATTAGGAACTAACACTCGTCCATGAAGCCAAGGAAGCACATGGACTGACCCATCCTGTGAAAGGCACTCAGTCTGCACTggagccctcacagcctctgCTCTGAGGAACAGAAAGGCTCAGCAATGGCATCTCCCACCAACAAGGCCAAATGGGAAACTATTCCCAAGAGCTAAGCCCCTTCCAAAAACACAGGAGCACTCAAGGGAAAGATGGAAAAAAACTGAGTGTGAGCTGTTACCTGATATCTTCTGAGAGGAGGGAACAGTCACTGGCTTCATAGCTGTAAACAACAGAGCCAGAGAACTCCAAGAAAGGCAGCCCATCCTCCAGAACACTCCTCTGGGCACCAGGCTTCTGAGAAAGCAAATTTGGGAGACTGGTTATCTGCCACCCCCTCTCCTCACCAGGGACACCCATCCCAGCCAGCCCCATCATCAAAACATTTGGGTTCCTATCCCATCTTCCCTAGTGAACAAAAAGTCAAAATTACTGTTGTTTCACCTGATAACTTTTAATAAACACCTACTAATCAGCTAATCATTTACTCCCACTTGGTGGAATAAAAACTGCTGAACTGCACCTTCTGCTCTCCCCCTCCctcattaatgaattaattatcTAACCACTGATAATCAATTATATATTAATTATCAACAGTTAGATAATTATCTAActaaataattatatatttactAATATTACATATTtactaatacaatacaaatatTATCTATTCTATTTTATACTTACAttgcatataaaaatatatagaatTTTATATAtgatatttatataataatataaacaaATGATATCTATTTGAagatttatattatatataaatattatatatttatgaaCTAATTATCTAACtaaataattatatatttcaTACCATTTGGTGTAATAAAAGCTGCTGAACTGCACCCTCTGTTCTCCCCCTctctcattaattaattaattacctAACTATTGAAGCTGTTTCATGGATGGTCCCTCCTCATGGGCATTTTTACACTGAACATTTACACATTCTCCAGAGCTGGGTTGCTCTGCAGTGAGCCAGGACCCACCTTTGTGTGCCCCAAGGAAGCTTCGTCCTGGCTCTCTGTGAGCATCCACTGGGGATACTTATCCCGCAGGCCAGCAGCTACCccatccatttctggcacatttCTAGAATTGATAAagagaacaaaaagaaaacagaacagtCAGCTACTACATCCATTTCTGGGACTAATAAAGACAAGAAAAAGTTAGAACAATCAGCAGCTCATGGGGAGGTCAGCTGTCACTATCATCAGGCCTGATCAAGATTATGAAAATAActtcatttttaatttattttcaaggCTAACAGACTTTTCCCTTGGTGTACAGCAGCACAACCAACACCCCCCTGCATTTCAACACCAAACAAGCATTTTCACACTAAAGCACGACAATAGCCACGGCTAACACGCCTGACTTGCTACACGAACACTGAACGCCCTCGGCGCTGGGCAGGCCGCCAGGGCCCCCAGGGAGcggctgccctgctgtgccccagcgcTCCCGGGCCCCCCAGCAGCGCACTCACCGCTTCAGCCGGTGTCCCCTCGCAGCCCGCCGCAGGCCGGCAGCAGCTCCGAGAGCGGCGCGGGGGCCCCGAGCCCGTTCGGCCGCCGCGGCCTCCCCGCGCTCCGGTCCCTGGGAGCGGCGCCCGCCCTCACGGAGCCCGAGCGCACGTTACGCGTCACCCCGCGTCGCGCCCTAAATACGCCACTGATGGCGCCCCGCCTCGGTTCGGGTTACCCGAGGTGACGCGCACGCACGGTACCGCGGCGGCCGCGGGGCACTGTGGGTGTTGTAGTCTCGCCGTCGTAAGGGCCGCGCACCCCCCGGCGCCccccgcgctgccgccgccgccgccgatctcggccgggcggggccggggcgggccggggagggccgGGGCGGAGCGGGCGGCGGGGGAGCGCCAGCCCGTGGCTCTGCGCGGCAGGGGGGGGGGGTGGCGGGGCCGCCGGCtgcgggcggtggcggcggcggcggctgaaGGGCAGCGGCGGCGATGGGCGCTGCGGGGTGAGTGACCGGGCGTGGGGAGCGCGGCTCCGGGGGCCGCGGAGGGGCCGCGGGGCTGCGGGGGGCAGTGATGGGGCCGGAGATGCTGTgccgggggacactgggggcgcTCGGGGGCGGCGCTGGCAGCGCTGGGGGCACTTTTGGGGCGCTGGGGGCAGTACTGGGAGCGCCGGGCGGCACTTTTGGGGCGCTGAGGGGCAAGGGGTGAAGTTGTGGGAGCGCTGGGGCTGGAGGTGCAGTGATGGGGAGCACTGGGGCGCAGTAGTGGGGCGCTGGGGGTTAGGGGAGCACTACCGGGGGCAGTGCTGGAGGGCTCTGAGGGCACCAAGGGCCGGTaccggggccgtgaggggccaGATGGGCACTGGGGCACTACCGGGGGAAGGAACTGGAGGCTGGAGGGCACTGGGGCAGGAGATGCAGTGGCGGGGGGGCTCCGTGGGTAGCGGGGGACAggagggcagtgctggaggaAACCCCAGTGCAGCCCCCGTGCCCTGGGAGGAAGAGCAGAGGGGGTGATGGAGGGGGAAGGCAGCGGCTCGGGGATAGACCCTGCAGAGGGGAGCCGCAGCCCGGGGAGAGGGGTGAGTGCTTCCCGAAACAGGGCACCATAACCCACCCCCGTGGGGCAGCTGGAGGGTCTGTGGCACCACAAGGCAGGACAggtgggctgcagggcagggagtgtTGCCGGGGAGTGCCACTGGAATCGGGGCTCCCTTGTCCGGCAGCCGGAGCACGGGAGGGGAAGAGCGCCCGGGATCCTCGGGCTGCGATGCTGCGTGCCAGTGGCAGCGGAGAGGGATGCAGGAGCCTTTGTAGGGAGAGCGGCgccgagcggagccgccgccgagGAGCTGAGCAGGCCCCTGGTGCTGATGTTGTTATCTGTGTCTCTGTTGTGTATTGTTTCCAGCTGATCGGTAAAGATGgaaagagggagaggaggaggaggaggaaggaaccTGGGAGGCTCTGGCCTGCACAGGAACATTTATTCCCAGTCCCAGCAGCAGTACCACTACCCGGCCTCCTCCCAGGGGAGCTGCATGGAGATCCAGGAGCTGGCCTCCAAGAGGGTGGACATCCAAAAGAAGCGGTTTTATCTGGATGTGAAGCAGAGCTCCCGTGGCCGCTTCCTGAAGATCGCCGAGGTCTGGATAGGAAGGGGCAGGCAGGACAACATCAGGAAGAGCAAGCTGACCCTCTCCCTGTCGGTGGCCGCCGAGCTGAAGGACTGCCTGGGGGACTTCATCGAGCACTACGCCCACCTGGGCCTGAAGGGCGGCCATGGGCACCGGCACGAGCACAGCAATGACAAGGAGCAACATCCCCGGAGGCGGCCGCACCACCCGCCGCCCTCGCCCCCGGCCTCCGTGGGCTCCGAAGAGCCCCCTCACAGCGTCCTCAAAACGGAGTACATCGAGAGGGACAACAGGAAGTACTACCTGGACCTGAAGGAGAACCAGCGCGGGCGCTTCCTGCGGATTAGGCAGACCATGAGCAGGGGACCTGGCATGATGGGCTACTTTGGCCACGGCTTGGGACAGGAGCAGACGATCGTCCTGCCGGCGCAAGGCATGATCGAGTTCAGGGATGCTTTGGTGCAGCTGATTGAAGAGTATGGCGAGGGGGACATAGAGGATCGCCGGGGGGGAGGTGAGGAGCCCCCGGAGCTGCCCGAGGGCACCTCCTTCCGAGTGGACAACAAGCGCTTCTACTTCGACGTGGGATCCAACAGGTACGGCATCTTCCTGAAGGTAAGTGAGGTGAGGCCGCCCTACCGTAACACCATCACAGTTCCCTACAAAGCATGGACACGGTTCGGGGAAAATTTTATCAAGTACGAAGAAGAGATGAGGAGAATTTACAACAGCCATAAAGAGAAAAGAATGGATGCCAGAGGGGACAGTGGTGAAGAGCAAGAGGGTCTGGAATAGAGTGCATTGGACGATTAAccaaacaaagcaagcagaaattgGTGAGAGGGACTGACCTATAGTAATTCCAAGTTGCCCCAGTTTTTTGTAAAGTCCTTTTCTGGTAGTTCTTGGTAACTCCAGTATATAATGTTATAGGAGTCTGGTTATGACGTTAAACTATGCCCAAAACATCTCCGTGTGTCTTAGAAAAGGACCAACCTCCCAAGTCCGTATGAGTCAGCTGCTTCCAGTGTTGGAGACTGTGGAAGTACAAGTATCAGCACAAACAAAATCCGGCACCCTGACCTTTAAATAGTCTAGAAAAGGCTTGTGTTGCACTTAAACATGATACAAAAGTACCCCTGCCCTGAACCTTACCATGAAATGTATCAGTTTCTGCTTATCACCAGTTTTTCAGGACTGGCTTCTGCCCGTGCCCGGTCTGAAGGCCAAGCAGCCCTGTTGTAGAGCATTTATGGCAAAAATCGGCTCCACGTGAATCTCTGGTCTGTGTGTGAGGAGGGAGAGAGGTTTAAAAGTTGACATCTCCTGGTTGTTGAGTTGGAAACGATAGTCTGTTTATGGGTAAAGTCCTGATAACCCATCAGACCTCAGTCACATGCCAGTGAAGGGCAGAAGAGCTGTTGTTCATCCCGTAGTTTTGTGCTGACCAGATCACCTGAGTACCCCAGGACAGCAGAGTGCTCAGCCTCCTGAATTAATGGCAGTGAATGATAACCCACTCCTCATCTCCATGTTCTGCCCCTTAGAGGCTggtgatcttttttttttattttatttttaacgcATTTTGTCCGAAATTTCAGAAGGTATTTTTGTATTAGGCGTGGAGCGGGTGTTGGGAGGTGGAAGGAATGCTGTGGCCGAGACGCCCGGCTCCTCTCCCAGACTGACGTGATTCGGGATGTGACCTGGGCGAGGAAAGCCTTTGGGTGTTTTCCTCCTCCTGCCATGGGAAGACCTTTGGGGTGTTGGGTGCGCCACTGGATTCGTGTAGAAAGGCATCTCTGTCACGCTCGCTCGTGGCGCATTTTGGAAGCTGTGGTGGACGCCCCGTTGGTTTTTCTGTTGTGCTGGTTGTGGGTGGTGCTGGGGAGACAACATCCGTGCCCTGCCATCACCACCTTCCCCCCCAGCTCGGAGCTGGAGCTGTCCTTGAGCCGCTCCAGTCCCGATCTCGCCTGCCTGCCCCAAGGTTTTGCTGTCATCCTGGAGTCTTTGTGATGTAATTTTAAATCTCGTGATATTAACTCTCTGCCTGGAGGGAGAATGTGTGCAATTACCTGGTTGGGAGGTTGGTGAAAGATTCTGTGTTTCTTAAAACATGAATATTTATAGCATAAGGGGCTTGTCCAGCCTTTGGGCAACCAGCTTCTTCCCCCTGAACCAGCGGGAGTTTGACTGAGCTCCAGGTACTTCTAGTAGTGCGTTGCTCACCTTTAAGATTGTTTTAAGCAGGCATTACCATGTCTGATCAGATATTTGTAATCACTCAAATTGTTTCATTACAGAGTGGCCTAGTGTGCATGTGGACCAGCTGTTTTTCCATGCAGCCATgacctgttttattttttaaccttTTGAGAAACTTTATCTCCAACCAAGACTGTTCACCACTCTGAGTCTGGAGCCACCTGCACACTGCATGGCCACGCTCAATCCGAATGCTGTTGCCTGTTAATGTCATAATGAGAAAGGTTGGGGAGACAGGGTTGGGAACCAAGAGGATAATCTGGATTTTAGTTTGGGAACTAAAACTAGTTAATCtgttttaactttaaaaaaagaaaaaaaaaaaaaaagaaaaaaaataacagcTTGCACCAAAGTCACCAAAGAACCTTTAGGAAAATGTTACAGTTGTGACAAGAAGTAAGAAAGTTAATTTCACTGTTTTAGGTGATTCCCCCTTTAAAACCATATATAGCAGTTACAGCAACCAAGCCTTTGGCTTAGTGTCAAAAACTCCCATCCCTTTCtccataggttgctctttcaggtcCCTTTTCAAACCTGGAAGAGGTTTCTCACTCCATCACTCGAACAGCCAGTGGACCATGATGAATCAGCGGGCGTTGTGCGGGGTCCTGGTTCAGCGGCGCTCTCGCGGCTTTCGTCCCAATGGTTTTAACaggtcaattaaaaaaaaaccccaccaaaccccaCGTTAAAAGAACTCCACATCCTGTTATGGTGTGAAACCAGAATTTAGTGAATGAGTCGTTGATGCGTACATTAGCGCATCGCTGACTGCTGCTGCCCGTCACAGTGCCTGAGGTAAAAAAATTCACTTCTAGTCCAACAAACCGGAGCTATGAATGTACGAACTTTTTATGCTCTTCTTCCCTGTGTGTGCTCggcatctcccatccctgcctgcctttGCCTCAAGGGATCGTAAAAGCTCCTGGGTTGGAATTAGCCTAAGTGGCCGAGTGTGTTGTAAGTGCTCCTGCCTTCCCCATGTTCCTGTAGCATTGGTGAGGAAATTATTCATGATTGGAAAGGGATGTTTTCTTCACCATTTTAAAAGATGCAAAAAAGGATGCAAAATTGCTTTCCTTATTGCTGCTCGTTTTTAAAAAAAACTCTTTATCTTTTGTTAGTGAATTGGCCTTCCAATGCCGTTAGTTTCTTGTAAATGTCACCCAGGAATCCAGCGACGGCCAGCCTTGGTTCTGGCATGCAGGTATCCCATAGGATCCGCTCATGTATTTACTCCCCTGGCACAGGATGCACCTTAGTATCCAAACCTGGCTCGGGATCTTCACGTTCATTGCCGATCTCTCGTGGGTAGAGCAGCGGCTCTGGGTTTCCATTGCCACGGGAAGCACCGGTGTTGGGTTGGGGGAGGACGGCTCTCCAGGCGATGGGAAGCGGATGTTGGGCTGGAGAGCAGTAGGGATGCACTTGGAGTGTAGCAATGCAAGACTTGAATGGTGAGATTCGGAAACGGGTTCCTTTGTATTTTTGGCAGTGCGTCCTCAGCTTCCCAGAGCAGTGACCGCTCGGGCTGCTggtgcccagcagggcccagCGAGAAAGCTCCGGAACGGTGAATCCCTGATGTGTTTTAAGTGTTTGTTCCTGACGCCCTGAAACTGCCATGTCCCTTAAACTTGAGAAAACACAAGCTTATTTGCACTAGAAAGAACGGCCAAAAACAATCCTTAGGAGGACAGGGTGAAGAGCACCGGTCTGAACCTCTTTTTCTCATGAGAGAATTTCCTATTCAAGCCCTCACCTCTGTTTCAAAATTCTATGGTCCCGGCAGAAAGTCTGTCAGTTGAATTATTAAATCCTAATGCACTTTATATTGTGTAAATAATGCTAGGAGCACATTTCTGCTCCCGCTCCGGTAAGGGGATGCTTTGGTAACGTAGTCTAATACCGAGAGAAGCCGTCTCCTGCATGCACACCTGTCTGTTAGAGACCTGTTGATCCTGCTCGGTCCAGCTCTGCTCGTGTGTTAGAGGAGGACAGGCACTGTATTGAGGATCCTCTCAAACCACCAAGAGTGGGATGATGATTTGGTTTTTTACATTgcaatgttgcagagctgctgagcgcCTTCAGCTCCGCCGTCGCAGTGGCTCCTCACCCCTTCCGCAAACTGGGCCCCCCATGTTGCTGTCGGGGCTTAAAGCCGAGCTTTGCTCTTGTAGTCTTGACAGAACCAAGTCCAGCAGCTGCCCCGTacctggctttccctgctgctggtgccAAAGGCGGGGTGGTCCCTGCAAAGCTTATCCCAGATGGAAGGGGCTGGGGGGCTTCCCCTGCCTTGCAGCTGGGGGAACGTTGTGTTGGGTGCGGCCCACGGAGCTGGCTTTCCTGGTAAAGTACAGAGCTATGGAAGGGTTGGGAAGCATTTTGCACTGGTGTGGAGAGGGCAGAACCCTCCCTCGTGGGCTCCTTGTGTGCAGCCTGGATGGACGGTGGACTTTACCCAGCGAGAAGCTGCAGTGGTTATTGGTATCTACTCGTCGTCGTTAGTGTTTCTTATCTGTATCCGATATATACCGATTCATATCCACGTATAGGCATTACTATATTTATGTGAGTATATTGTAGCCTGTAGTAGCTCGTAACGAAATAACCTTATTTATCTGAAGTGCAGTCTGAGGAGGGGACGTCTGCTCCCACCACCGGTCTGGATAAACACGTTATTCCAACCAGGGCTGGGCGTGAGCTCCTGGCCGCAGCCCTCGGAAGAATCCTGTAGGTTTTCAGCAGGGCAGCAAGGGGAAGCGTAGTTAAAAGAAGGCAAAGCTCTTCCTTGGAGGCGTCATTGAGGAGAGGTGAGAGCTGTAAAGAGGCAGCTGCCAGCCACGTCATGTCTGCGTGCCATTTTACAACCCCTGGCTCTGCAAATCTGTACTGCCATGTTCATAAAATCCCAAGCAGAAGTATTATAATCACGTCCTTTGTACAAAAAAGAACCCCCGAGCAATTATCAAAATCAAtgtcagcacttttttttttcagctacaGATGTCCTAGTCTGATAATTgcatcattttttttcccctatggcCTATTGAAGTGACCTAAACTCCCAGGGAAGTGAGCTGCTGGTGGTTAGGAAGCCTTCTGCTTGCGTGACTTGCAGTCTTGTTTTCCAATTCTAGTAATTTTTGTAGTAGAAAGGAGTTTATTATTGTGTATTTTCACTGGGCAGATTTTGCACCAGGTCAAAAATTATCTAATAAGCTTTTTCAGTTTCATGGCATTCCCACTTTTGCTGTACATACACTAGATATATGCAATTTATTAAAGAATTCCTGAAGAAAATTAGACCTTCTGTTTAATTTTCTATGCTGCTTACTCCAAAATTAAGTTGCCCTTTATTTTTAATGATTTAACATGATGTGATGTCTAAAATTCACCTTTCCCTTCCTTTGCTTTCATGTAAAGGTTGTGTTTGAAATTAAGAGTTTATTCAAGAAGGAGGGGATATAAAGGCTGCACCATAAGCTACACCCaagcgaggctgccatggccacAGGAAAAGAGCCCCAGCTAGGGGAGAAGGTGCTtctggatttgggggatttggaaaAAGCTAAAGCCAGATCTTTTGCTGTTCTGTTCCTCCAAAACCTGCGGAAGCCTTCATGGGCTGACATCaatttttcttcctaatattttgTCAGCCTGTGTTCAGTTCCCCACCTGCACCTCAATAAAGGCAACAGTATATATAAAGCATTGAGGTGAAGTAAAATATCAAGAACTCCTGATAGATGACATGGATTAAAAATTGGTTTTCCAGAAATGTCAGAGCGTAAATTGAGGTTTTATAAGGCGGATGTCGTTTTGGCATTTCTGTGATGGATGTAATTGGATCGCTCCCTCCCCGTGCAGAGGGAGGCATCACGTGGAACCCGGACCCGCAGCCTCGGGGCTCTTTCGTGTGCACCAACTTCTGGAAAGGTGCAGGTGCCTGCTGGCTTTCTCACGTGTGGGGAATGTGGTGGTGTTCCTACTAGCCTGGCCTCCAGGGGCCTGGCTGCCCCCCCCAGTAAAACCGTCATTAGCGACTTGCTAATTCATCTTCTTAATTGCTAGGCTGCACAGAAACGCTTGGAGTAGCACATGGAAATTGCTAGCTCTGCACAGAGCCAAAACTTAAAGAGGCATATTCTgtctttttgggggttttagagcCATCCAACACACCAGTATTAAAGTGGGAGGGGTAACTACTCCTGCCCTGGAGGTGTTGGTTGGACACACAGACAATCGGATGGATTTCTTACACAGTGGAGGAAATCCATCCGGCAGGCGGGAGTTTGCGTCTGCTCTTGGTCCTGATCGTTTGCCATGCAGAGATTAATTGGAGGCAGAGATGGCCCTCGGTGGCGGCTGCTGGCAGCCGGAGAGAGCCGAGGCTTCGTGCCCAGCCCCACTGGCACAACATCTGTCAATTCATATGTGGGCACAAATGAACGCAGAGGCGAGGGAGAGAGGAGTATTAGAGATAGATATGCACGGGCATATTGCAAATACTCATTTCCCCCCTGTTTCCAATAGGTCCTTCCCTTGGAGACATTAAACAGACTATCTGTCT includes these proteins:
- the PURG gene encoding purine-rich element-binding protein gamma, whose translation is MERGRGGGGGRNLGGSGLHRNIYSQSQQQYHYPASSQGSCMEIQELASKRVDIQKKRFYLDVKQSSRGRFLKIAEVWIGRGRQDNIRKSKLTLSLSVAAELKDCLGDFIEHYAHLGLKGGHGHRHEHSNDKEQHPRRRPHHPPPSPPASVGSEEPPHSVLKTEYIERDNRKYYLDLKENQRGRFLRIRQTMSRGPGMMGYFGHGLGQEQTIVLPAQGMIEFRDALVQLIEEYGEGDIEDRRGGGEEPPELPEGTSFRVDNKRFYFDVGSNRYGIFLKVSEVRPPYRNTITVPYKAWTRFGENFIKYEEEMRRIYNSHKEKRMDARGDSGEEQEGLE